Proteins from one Penicillium digitatum chromosome 2, complete sequence genomic window:
- a CDS encoding Aminoglycoside phosphotransferase, with the protein MARLPLPYRIGEDSGPGNADEKIRCEVGTYAWLQEKCPSVPIPHLYGYGFTAGKEFTYLDNLPFFARNFQRLRRWLLWVFCYPVPSFYVENRIKDYARLGTPYMVIEYLNPSRGRMLSEIWGEGSMDPKLRTNIFHGLSRIMPTLMPTPLPKIGSFILDDNGQSSLSNRPLSLEIQQLEMEHIPVDIHRDSTYLGVGS; encoded by the exons ATGGCTCGACTTCCCTTGCCCTATCGGATTGGAGAAGATTCCGGCCCGGGGAATGCAGATGAGAAGATACGTTGTGAAGTTGGAACCTATGCCTGGCTGCAAGAAAAATGTCCGAGTGTTCCTATTCCCCATCTGTATGGATACGGATTTACTGCTGGCAAAGAG TTCACATATCTTGACAATCTCCCTTTCTTCGCACGAAATTTTCAGCGTCTGCGCCGGTGGCTTTTGTGGGTATTTTGCTACCCGGTTCCTTCTTTCTATGTCGAGAATCGTATCAAAGACTATGCTAGACTGGGCACACCCTATATGGTCATTGAATATCTAAATCCGTCAAGAGGCAGAATGCTCTCTGAAATATGGGGTGAGGGTAGTATGGATCCCAAGTTGCGGACGAACATCTTCCACGGCCTATCCAGAATTATGCCCACTCTGATGCCTACTCCGTTGCCGAAGATTGGATCTTTCATTCTAGATGACAATGGGCAGTCAAGCTTGAGTAACCGACCTCTTTCTCTTGAGATCCAGCAGCTTGAAATGGAACATATCCCAGTGGACATCCACAGAGACTCGACTTATCTCGGTGTTGGGTCATAA
- a CDS encoding Ankyrin repeat protein, with translation MALVHLPTELILMIESNLNSQQDRNAFICTSPHFALMFDDKLYKHNSPHEHAYVVLWAAQRGLAGTIRKCLKAGAKIPRRDRFRSHLADRDAPESLKVIPRHPKSHPLTAAAAIGSNSCVCLLLKQGVSPNLLDEHYETPMRQAAGNGHVHIVKRLLFHDPSLFEGAFKLRRPLKLAAARGHLPVLKVLFSFLKYGDQSLTVKDAAQIILYEGLWHCKESVVRYALEKGADVNDDNSEFSLRFAPDLRPEDSSEMVSRKRLIQSSKAREIIRGTSTPGWSYEVPNTLHAALIGGDADLIQLIIAHDFEIARVKQIIRDACFRANTELISRMTKFGITLTSKMFHEFLNGADPLWKNFMKTNIDKIEEELCLKP, from the coding sequence ATGGCACTTGTTCACCTACCCACAGAGCTCATTCTCATGATTGAGAGTAATCTGAATTCTCAACAAGaccggaatgccttcatttGCACGAGCCCACATTTTGCCCTCATGTTCGACGACAAACTCTACAAACACAATTCGCCTCACGAACACGCTTACGTTGTCCTCTGGGCAGCTCAACGTGGCCTCGCCGGCACAATTCGCAAGTGCCTGAAGGCCGGTGCCAAGATTCCACGGCGAGATAGATTCAGATCTCATTTGGCCGATCGTGATGCCCCCGAGTCTTTGAAAGTCATTCCACGACACCCAAAATCACACCCCTTGACCGCAGCAGCTGCAATTGGTTCGAATTCTTGCGTTTGTCTTCTCCTTAAACAAGGCGTCAGCCCCAACTTGTTGGACGAACACTACGAAACCCCGATGAGACAAGCTGCGGGAAATGGCCATGTGCACATTGTAAAGCGGTTGCTTTTTCACGATCCATCCCTATTCGAAGGCGCGTTCAAGCTGCGACGACCTCTCAAGCTTGCTGCAGCTCGTGGTCATTTGCCCGTGCTCAAAgtcctcttctctttcctcaaGTATGGCGATCAAAGTCTCACCGTCAAAGATGCTGCACAAATCATCCTGTACGAAGGACTCTGGCACTGCAAGGAAAGTGTCGTCAGATATGCGCTCGAGAAGGGTGCCGACGTTAATGACGATAATTCAGAGTTTTCGTTGCGCTTTGCTCCCGATTTGCGACCAGAGGATTCATCTGAGATGGTATCTCGAAAGAGGCTAATCCAATCCAGCAAAGCCAGAGAGATCATTCGAGGGACCAGCACACCTGGCTGGTCATACGAAGTACCCAATACACTTCATGCTGCCCTCATTGGTGGTGATGCGGATCTAATTCAGTTGATCATTGCCCACGATTTTGAAATTGCTCGGGTTAAGCAAATCATACGAGACGCATGCTTTCGGGCAAATACCGAACTGATCTCCCGGATGACAAAATTCGGGATCACGCTCACCTCTAAGATGTTCCATGAGTTTCTCAACGGTGCAGATCCGCTTTGGAAGAATTTCATGAAGACCAACATTGACAAAATCGAGGAAGAACTTTGTCTCAAGCCTTGA